The following proteins are encoded in a genomic region of Gimesia algae:
- a CDS encoding LysR family transcriptional regulator has protein sequence MHLRNAELFCDVVVQGSFSKAAEVRRVSQSAASQAVHALEKRLGAQLIDRSKRPFELTPAGAIYFDGCQQLLKSFEQVEEQVRRAVGQTRSRVRIAAIYSVGLAQMHDYVEHFQQLYPDVMVTLDYLHPDEVYQRICENQADLGLVSFPKEEKDLTSILWQEQPMVLVVYPGHPLAERASCSVSAIEDEPFVAFTSELVVRQKIDRWLRKAGVHVQVIHEFDNIENMKRAVEAGAGISVLPLPTVTKEVHDQSLKVVRLEEVEWSRPIGIIQRKQKTTPDMVSKFIEVLHEDPANFSSARRESTEVSASGSDKPPSMDAFSFGPLIARE, from the coding sequence ATGCATCTGCGTAATGCTGAACTTTTCTGTGATGTCGTCGTGCAAGGCAGCTTCTCCAAAGCTGCTGAGGTTCGTCGTGTGTCTCAGTCTGCAGCCAGCCAGGCGGTGCATGCATTAGAGAAGCGTCTGGGAGCCCAGTTGATCGATCGCTCCAAGCGACCTTTTGAACTGACACCCGCCGGTGCCATTTATTTTGATGGATGTCAGCAGTTGCTGAAGTCGTTTGAACAGGTCGAAGAGCAGGTCCGCCGGGCCGTCGGCCAGACACGCAGTCGCGTGCGGATTGCCGCCATCTATTCGGTCGGACTGGCTCAGATGCATGACTATGTCGAGCATTTTCAGCAGCTCTATCCGGACGTCATGGTGACCCTTGATTATCTGCATCCCGATGAAGTCTATCAGCGAATCTGCGAAAATCAGGCCGATCTGGGACTGGTTTCCTTCCCTAAGGAAGAGAAAGACCTGACGAGTATCCTCTGGCAGGAACAGCCGATGGTACTGGTCGTTTATCCCGGTCACCCCCTGGCGGAACGCGCGAGCTGTTCGGTCAGCGCCATCGAAGATGAACCGTTTGTGGCTTTCACATCGGAATTAGTCGTTCGACAAAAGATCGATCGCTGGCTGCGAAAAGCCGGCGTCCACGTCCAGGTGATCCATGAATTTGATAACATCGAAAATATGAAACGGGCCGTCGAAGCCGGGGCAGGCATTTCAGTTCTGCCTTTGCCGACCGTCACAAAGGAAGTTCATGATCAGTCGCTGAAAGTGGTGCGTCTGGAAGAAGTCGAGTGGTCCCGTCCGATCGGGATCATTCAGAGAAAACAGAAAACGACACCTGATATGGTGTCAAAATTCATAGAAGTCTTGCATGAAGACCCCGCGAATTTCTCCAGCGCTCGCAGAGAATCGACCGAGGTGTCAGCATCCGGGAGTGATAAACCTCCCAGCATGGATGCGTTTTCGTTCGGTCCTTTGATAGCGCGTGAATAA
- a CDS encoding antibiotic biosynthesis monooxygenase family protein, with protein sequence MNPTRKIPCYAVIFTSTLSDSHEGYHVMSDRMLELAAQQPAYLGIESFRSPAKKGVAISYWEDLDAIQAWKQNPEHQSTQVLGKKQWCQNYSIEIARIEAGTHFERP encoded by the coding sequence ATGAATCCAACCCGAAAAATACCCTGTTATGCCGTCATTTTCACTTCGACTCTCTCAGACTCTCACGAGGGGTATCACGTCATGTCAGACCGTATGCTGGAACTGGCAGCCCAGCAACCAGCTTACCTCGGCATAGAGTCTTTCCGTTCACCGGCGAAAAAAGGAGTTGCCATCTCCTACTGGGAGGATCTGGATGCCATCCAGGCCTGGAAACAGAATCCCGAACATCAATCAACACAAGTACTTGGGAAGAAACAATGGTGTCAGAATTATTCGATTGAAATTGCCCGGATCGAGGCCGGTACCCACTTCGAACGGCCCTGA
- a CDS encoding M1 family metallopeptidase: MNLMKISVLRSHEKALLSLLCLALFLCSTSLLQAQVVSNDKFKQEDKFRQLEEALPTPNEFRTASGAPGGKYWQQEVDYEIDVELDDKLQKIIGTEKVTYTNKSPDKLNYLWMQLDTNILSFDSDAHLTDTSSHLGKVGYKTMQQLMAKETFDGRMKISAVRDERGDPLPFQIIKTMMRIDLNGSLSSGQSMTFSVDWSYLINDSQSRPARTGYEYFEEDKNFLYEIAHWYPRMAAYTDNTGWQHKQFLGRGEFTLEFGSFLVKITAPADHVVAATGELQNPKKVLTETQRERLEQAKTAKKPMFIITPEEAKKNEASRSKEKKTWVFMAPFVRDFAFASSRKFIWDAQGHELKGKEKPVMAMSYYPNEGEPLWSRYSTHAIIHTLDVFSKYTFPYPYPVAISVNGPVGGMEYPMICFNGPRPEKDGTYSKRTKYGLISVIIHEVGHNYFPMIVNSDERQWTWMDEGITTFLQFLTEQEWEPDYPSRRGEPRDIVGYMKGDYQVPIMTNSESILQFGNNAYAKPATALNVLRETVLGRELFDYAFKEYSRRWMFKRPTPADFFRTMEDASGVDLDWFWRGWFYTTDHTDLAVENVRQYLLETGDPYVDKVRRKKEREEEPESLSDIRNKSLPKRTDNFPELKDFYNEFDDLDVTDADRKKFEDQLKALKADEKKLLETQKYFYLIDLKNQGGLVMPVILKLTFDDDSSEMLRIPAEIWRLNNKSISKLILTEKPLKSLTLDPHRETADTQLSNNEFPRTISKSYFQLEKSKKSKNEMQKLQEEKKKAAGKADPKPESKKKE, translated from the coding sequence ATGAACCTCATGAAAATCAGCGTGCTCCGTTCTCACGAAAAGGCCCTCCTGAGTCTGTTGTGTCTGGCTCTGTTTTTGTGTTCAACCTCCCTGCTGCAGGCCCAGGTCGTCAGTAATGACAAGTTCAAACAGGAAGATAAATTTCGTCAACTGGAAGAAGCGCTGCCGACCCCGAATGAGTTTCGTACGGCTTCCGGCGCACCGGGAGGAAAATACTGGCAGCAGGAAGTCGATTACGAAATCGATGTCGAACTGGATGACAAGCTGCAGAAGATTATCGGGACGGAAAAAGTCACTTACACCAATAAGTCACCCGACAAGTTGAATTATCTCTGGATGCAGCTGGATACCAATATCCTGTCGTTTGACTCTGACGCGCATCTGACCGATACCAGCTCTCATCTGGGAAAAGTCGGTTATAAAACGATGCAGCAACTGATGGCGAAAGAGACGTTTGACGGCAGAATGAAGATCTCGGCAGTCCGGGATGAACGGGGAGATCCTCTGCCTTTTCAGATCATCAAAACGATGATGCGTATTGATTTGAACGGGTCGTTGAGCAGTGGTCAGAGTATGACGTTTTCGGTGGACTGGAGTTATCTGATCAATGATTCCCAAAGTCGCCCCGCGCGAACCGGCTACGAGTATTTCGAGGAAGATAAGAACTTTCTGTACGAGATTGCCCACTGGTACCCGCGCATGGCGGCCTACACGGATAATACCGGCTGGCAGCACAAGCAGTTTCTGGGACGGGGTGAATTTACGCTGGAATTCGGGTCTTTTCTGGTCAAGATTACGGCACCCGCCGATCACGTTGTGGCAGCGACGGGGGAATTGCAGAACCCGAAAAAAGTCCTGACTGAAACACAGCGGGAACGATTGGAACAGGCTAAAACGGCGAAGAAACCGATGTTTATCATCACGCCGGAAGAAGCAAAGAAAAATGAAGCGTCCCGTTCGAAAGAAAAAAAGACCTGGGTCTTCATGGCGCCGTTCGTCCGTGACTTTGCCTTTGCCAGTTCCCGGAAATTCATCTGGGATGCCCAGGGACATGAGCTAAAAGGGAAAGAGAAACCGGTGATGGCGATGTCGTATTACCCGAATGAGGGGGAGCCTCTCTGGAGCAGGTATTCCACGCATGCCATCATTCATACCCTGGATGTCTTCTCGAAGTACACCTTTCCTTATCCCTACCCGGTTGCGATTTCAGTCAATGGTCCGGTGGGCGGCATGGAATATCCGATGATCTGCTTTAACGGCCCTCGACCGGAAAAGGACGGGACCTATTCCAAACGGACCAAGTATGGTTTGATTTCCGTGATCATTCACGAAGTGGGCCATAATTACTTTCCGATGATTGTTAACAGTGACGAACGCCAGTGGACCTGGATGGATGAAGGGATTACCACGTTCCTGCAGTTTTTAACGGAACAGGAATGGGAGCCCGATTATCCTTCGCGGCGGGGAGAGCCCCGGGACATCGTGGGTTACATGAAGGGGGACTATCAGGTTCCCATTATGACCAACTCGGAATCGATTCTGCAGTTTGGCAATAACGCCTACGCCAAGCCGGCGACTGCCTTGAATGTACTGCGGGAAACGGTCCTCGGACGGGAACTGTTTGATTATGCCTTCAAGGAATATTCCCGACGCTGGATGTTCAAACGCCCGACACCTGCTGATTTTTTCCGCACGATGGAAGATGCCTCAGGTGTCGATCTGGACTGGTTCTGGCGCGGCTGGTTCTATACCACCGATCACACCGATCTGGCAGTGGAGAATGTCAGGCAGTATCTGCTGGAGACCGGAGACCCCTATGTGGATAAAGTCCGCCGCAAAAAAGAGCGGGAGGAAGAACCGGAGTCCCTGTCTGATATCCGCAATAAAAGTCTGCCAAAACGCACTGACAATTTTCCGGAGCTCAAGGACTTCTACAACGAGTTTGACGATCTGGACGTGACCGACGCGGATCGAAAGAAATTTGAGGATCAGCTCAAAGCACTGAAGGCGGATGAGAAAAAACTCCTGGAAACACAGAAATACTTTTATCTCATCGATCTCAAAAATCAGGGAGGGCTGGTGATGCCGGTGATCCTGAAACTGACCTTTGATGATGACAGCTCAGAGATGCTGCGGATTCCTGCAGAAATCTGGCGGCTGAATAACAAAAGTATTTCCAAGCTGATCTTAACGGAGAAACCTCTGAAAAGTCTCACATTGGATCCACATCGGGAGACAGCGGATACTCAACTGTCCAACAATGAGTTTCCCCGGACGATCAGCAAATCTTATTTCCAGCTGGAAAAATCGAAAAAGTCGAAGAACGAAATGCAGAAGCTGCAGGAAGAAAAGAAAAAGGCCGCCGGGAAAGCCGACCCCAAACCGGAATCAAAAAAGAAAGAGTGA
- a CDS encoding glutamate cyclase domain-containing protein: MGTSQTDMIREFDRLIRRDPGKRGLIDSESQFGPLCQDHLLQAAHAVQAGASQVVIITGFYVPGAPIPAAETDGPPGAVLLALILEACGIETLVVTDALCAPVLKATVDASGYSRSRLVVLDPDQPGWVESFFSRQKISHLISIERVGPSHTTDSWLSQASGRGADIGAFQQRVPEVHFDRCHNMRGEIIDSFTAPLHQLFERLSEFFPAAITIGIGDGGNEIGMGAITWEELDRRIASEFSGLIPCRIATDWNIVAGTSNWGAGALAAAVALLHDQTEVLFDWQRDEQLKVLEFMVQEAHAVDGITKQREPTVDGLPFLTYMQPWEGILSILTH; the protein is encoded by the coding sequence ATGGGCACCTCACAAACAGACATGATCCGGGAATTCGACCGGCTGATTCGCAGGGATCCGGGAAAACGGGGGCTGATTGATTCCGAAAGCCAATTTGGGCCACTCTGTCAGGACCATCTGCTGCAAGCCGCCCATGCTGTTCAAGCTGGTGCATCGCAAGTTGTGATTATCACAGGGTTTTATGTACCGGGTGCCCCCATTCCCGCTGCGGAAACAGATGGGCCTCCTGGTGCCGTTCTGCTGGCTCTGATTCTGGAAGCCTGTGGCATTGAAACATTGGTGGTCACTGATGCGTTGTGTGCCCCCGTACTGAAGGCGACCGTTGATGCCTCTGGTTATTCACGTTCCCGGCTCGTGGTACTGGATCCGGACCAGCCGGGCTGGGTCGAATCATTTTTCAGTCGACAGAAAATCAGTCATCTGATTTCGATCGAGCGGGTCGGGCCGAGCCATACAACGGATTCCTGGCTGTCTCAGGCTTCTGGTCGTGGTGCCGATATCGGCGCGTTTCAACAGCGTGTACCGGAAGTGCATTTTGACCGCTGTCACAATATGCGTGGGGAAATCATCGATTCTTTTACGGCGCCCCTGCATCAGTTGTTTGAGCGGCTGTCTGAGTTTTTTCCGGCAGCGATTACCATTGGCATCGGCGATGGTGGAAATGAAATCGGAATGGGGGCCATCACCTGGGAAGAACTGGACCGGCGCATTGCTTCCGAATTTTCCGGCCTGATTCCCTGCCGTATCGCAACTGACTGGAATATTGTCGCGGGAACCAGTAACTGGGGGGCTGGCGCGCTGGCGGCTGCGGTCGCGTTATTACATGATCAGACAGAAGTTCTGTTTGACTGGCAGCGGGATGAGCAGTTGAAAGTCCTCGAATTTATGGTTCAGGAAGCCCACGCCGTCGATGGGATTACAAAACAGCGGGAACCGACCGTAGATGGACTGCCGTTCCTGACGTATATGCAGCCCTGGGAAGGAATCCTGTCAATTCTGACTCACTGA
- a CDS encoding c-type cytochrome, translating to MRFGYRHFILLLLFPVLTIAGCEQPKVEFIFSEKTNELMPAAAKPVKEALVREFGNPLALTQFEGLPTKFGDVEGKVKSVEATGAEAPLIRFQATGLENVYDKLQGLPLEWTSGKAQGQVSRIKEYNFETGMIAVEKAADIAPQPGDTFLVECTRLQFGRDLYNRHCMHCHGMSGEGTGPTSRYLNPPPRDFRLGIYKYTSTKSTDKAQVQDLERTVKEGIAGTYMPSFKLLTEDEVSAIVNYVIWLSIRGETEKKLVDELFLDFSKETFAERTSEAGGETPEEIDEELKEYMELDFPDTLDFATSSVAEAWEEANREEALVIPESPRVPDSPESRERGRQLYLSNKTKCATCHGPQGRGNGSATHDFWTNPVTNTKYPNRGLHDIWGNQLPPRDLHRGIYRGGRRPIDIYRRIFAGIKGTPMPAFGSSALTEEERWDLVNYVMSLPYSSN from the coding sequence GTGAGATTTGGGTATCGTCATTTCATTTTGTTGCTGTTATTCCCGGTGTTGACCATCGCGGGGTGTGAACAGCCCAAGGTCGAGTTTATCTTCTCAGAGAAGACCAATGAACTCATGCCTGCCGCCGCCAAACCCGTGAAAGAAGCGCTGGTCAGAGAGTTCGGTAATCCACTGGCTCTCACTCAGTTTGAAGGCCTGCCTACAAAATTCGGTGATGTGGAAGGCAAGGTCAAATCAGTCGAAGCCACCGGAGCCGAGGCACCACTGATCCGCTTTCAGGCCACCGGCCTGGAAAACGTATATGACAAACTTCAGGGGCTGCCTCTGGAGTGGACCTCCGGTAAAGCCCAGGGACAGGTTTCACGCATCAAAGAATACAACTTTGAGACAGGTATGATCGCTGTGGAAAAAGCAGCAGACATCGCCCCTCAGCCCGGCGATACCTTCCTGGTCGAATGTACGCGGCTGCAGTTTGGTCGCGATCTTTACAATCGTCACTGCATGCACTGTCACGGTATGTCGGGAGAAGGCACTGGCCCGACGTCCCGCTATCTGAATCCTCCCCCACGCGATTTCCGTTTGGGCATTTACAAGTACACGTCCACCAAATCGACTGACAAAGCGCAGGTACAGGATCTGGAACGAACGGTAAAAGAAGGCATCGCGGGGACGTACATGCCTTCCTTCAAACTGCTGACCGAAGACGAAGTCTCTGCCATTGTCAACTATGTCATCTGGCTCTCCATTCGTGGTGAAACGGAAAAGAAACTGGTCGACGAACTGTTCCTCGATTTTTCCAAAGAGACCTTTGCCGAACGGACCAGCGAAGCGGGAGGCGAAACGCCGGAAGAAATCGATGAAGAACTCAAAGAGTACATGGAACTGGACTTTCCGGATACACTTGATTTCGCCACATCCAGCGTTGCGGAAGCCTGGGAAGAAGCAAATCGGGAAGAGGCACTGGTAATCCCTGAGTCTCCCCGCGTGCCTGACTCCCCGGAATCCCGCGAACGGGGGCGTCAACTGTACCTCAGCAATAAAACCAAGTGTGCCACCTGTCATGGTCCCCAGGGACGCGGCAACGGGTCTGCCACGCATGACTTCTGGACCAACCCGGTTACCAATACAAAATATCCCAATCGAGGGCTGCACGATATCTGGGGAAATCAGTTACCCCCCCGGGATCTGCACCGCGGGATTTATCGAGGCGGACGCCGGCCGATTGACATTTACCGGCGGATCTTTGCCGGCATTAAGGGAACGCCGATGCCGGCCTTTGGCTCCTCTGCTTTGACAGAAGAAGAACGCTGGGATCTGGTCAACTATGTGATGAGCCTGCCTTACAGCAGCAATTAG
- the coxB gene encoding cytochrome c oxidase subunit II gives MGKGWCLFFLFWPVAAVVSCAAAPFIGWSFPYDNAQAASNLGIRIDHLFYLILAITAAVFIGTQAVLVYALWRSANNRDERAQHTHGNHKLELIWSIIPGAILLFLALYQMNLWADFRFKNHYPEAAVKDPLAEVTARQFEWRFRYPAIGKQLQPKPQPDDLYTVNELHVPFGKPVLIQLRSDDVQHSFFLPALRIKQDALPGLQIPVWFEANKPGVYDLVCAELCGWGHYKMKAHVIVEPEEEYQAYLKNLTQQQSYDGLGQIAANENGSESEAAEK, from the coding sequence GTGGGTAAAGGATGGTGTTTATTTTTTCTGTTCTGGCCTGTTGCCGCAGTCGTGTCCTGCGCGGCGGCACCTTTCATTGGCTGGTCTTTTCCCTACGACAACGCGCAAGCCGCCAGTAATCTGGGAATTCGTATCGATCACCTGTTTTATTTAATTCTGGCCATTACGGCGGCTGTCTTTATCGGGACTCAGGCGGTCCTCGTCTATGCACTCTGGCGTAGTGCCAACAATCGAGACGAACGAGCTCAGCACACACACGGCAACCATAAACTGGAACTGATCTGGAGCATCATCCCCGGTGCCATCCTGTTATTCCTGGCCCTCTACCAGATGAACCTCTGGGCGGATTTTCGCTTTAAGAATCACTACCCGGAAGCGGCCGTCAAAGATCCCCTGGCAGAAGTCACCGCTCGCCAGTTCGAATGGCGGTTCCGTTATCCTGCGATCGGGAAACAGCTCCAGCCCAAACCACAGCCCGACGATCTCTATACCGTGAATGAACTGCACGTCCCCTTCGGCAAACCGGTGCTGATCCAACTGCGCAGTGACGATGTGCAACACTCATTCTTCCTGCCTGCTTTGCGAATCAAACAGGATGCCCTGCCCGGCCTGCAGATTCCCGTCTGGTTTGAGGCAAACAAACCCGGTGTGTACGATCTGGTCTGTGCTGAACTGTGTGGCTGGGGCCATTACAAAATGAAAGCCCACGTGATTGTGGAACCCGAAGAAGAATACCAGGCATATCTGAAAAACCTGACCCAGCAGCAATCCTATGATGGGCTGGGACAAATTGCCGCCAACGAAAACGGCTCAGAGAGTGAGGCCGCTGAGAAATGA